Proteins from one Mesorhizobium sp. AR10 genomic window:
- the nifD gene encoding nitrogenase molybdenum-iron protein alpha chain — MSLDYENDGTLHAKLIEEVLSQYPDKAAKRRKKHLSVAKSGDEAGEVVSECDVKSNIKSIPGVMTIRGCAYAGSKGVVWGPIKDMVHISHGPVGCGQYSWSQRRNYYVGTTGIDTFGTMQFTSDFQEKDIVFGGDKKLEQIIDEIEGLFPLNNGMSVQSECPIGLIGDDTEAVSRNKAKEHGKTIVPVRCEGFRGVSQSLGHHIANDAIRDWVFEKKDVEFEAGPYDVNVIGDYNIGGDAWASRILLEEIGLRVVGNWSGDATLAEIERAPKAKLNLIHCYRSMNYICRHMEEKYGVAWMEYNFFGPSQIEASLRKIARHFGPEIEEKTEKVIAKYRPLVDAVIAKYRPRLEGNTVMLYVGGLRPRHVITAYEDLGMVIVGTGYEFAHNDDYQRTGHYVRNGTLIYDDVTGYELEKFIEGVRPNLVGSGIKEKYPVQKMGIPFRQMHSWDYSGPYHGYDGFAIFARDVDLAINNPVWGLYDAPWKKSPSRGRAMAAE, encoded by the coding sequence ATGAGCCTGGATTACGAGAATGACGGCACTCTCCATGCGAAGCTTATCGAGGAGGTGCTGTCGCAATATCCCGACAAGGCGGCGAAGCGCCGCAAAAAGCACCTCAGCGTCGCAAAGAGTGGGGACGAGGCTGGCGAGGTCGTCTCCGAATGCGACGTCAAATCGAACATCAAGTCCATTCCGGGCGTGATGACGATTCGTGGCTGCGCTTATGCCGGCTCTAAGGGCGTGGTGTGGGGTCCAATCAAGGATATGGTCCATATCTCGCACGGCCCGGTCGGCTGCGGGCAATATTCCTGGTCGCAGCGCCGCAACTACTATGTAGGCACGACGGGCATCGACACGTTCGGGACAATGCAGTTCACCTCCGATTTCCAGGAGAAGGACATTGTTTTCGGCGGTGACAAGAAGCTGGAACAGATCATCGACGAGATTGAGGGACTGTTTCCCCTCAACAACGGCATGAGCGTGCAATCCGAATGCCCGATCGGCCTGATTGGCGACGACACCGAAGCAGTATCCCGCAACAAGGCCAAGGAGCACGGAAAGACGATCGTGCCGGTGCGCTGCGAGGGCTTCCGCGGCGTCTCGCAATCGCTCGGCCACCACATCGCCAACGACGCGATCCGCGACTGGGTCTTCGAGAAGAAGGACGTGGAGTTCGAGGCCGGCCCGTACGACGTCAACGTGATCGGTGACTACAATATCGGCGGCGACGCCTGGGCCTCGCGTATCCTGCTCGAGGAGATAGGGCTGCGCGTGGTCGGCAACTGGTCGGGCGACGCCACGCTCGCCGAAATCGAGCGCGCGCCGAAGGCCAAGCTCAATCTCATCCATTGCTACAGATCGATGAACTACATCTGCCGGCACATGGAGGAAAAGTATGGCGTCGCCTGGATGGAGTACAATTTCTTCGGCCCCTCCCAGATCGAAGCCTCCCTGCGCAAGATAGCCAGGCATTTTGGCCCTGAAATCGAGGAGAAGACTGAGAAGGTTATCGCCAAGTACAGACCGCTTGTTGATGCCGTCATCGCCAAGTACCGGCCGCGCCTCGAAGGCAATACTGTCATGCTCTACGTCGGCGGACTGCGCCCCCGCCACGTCATCACAGCATACGAGGACCTCGGCATGGTGATCGTCGGCACAGGCTACGAGTTCGCCCACAACGACGACTATCAGCGCACAGGCCATTACGTAAGGAACGGCACGCTGATCTATGATGACGTGACCGGTTACGAGTTGGAGAAGTTCATCGAGGGGGTTCGCCCTAATCTCGTTGGCTCGGGCATCAAGGAAAAATACCCCGTGCAGAAGATGGGCATACCGTTCCGCCAGATGCACTCCTGGGATTATTCAGGACCGTATCACGGCTATGACGGCTTTGCCATTTTCGCCCGCGACGTGGATCTTGCCATCAACAACCCGGTCTGGGGCCTGTACGACGCCCCTTGGAAAAAAAGCCCGAGCCGTGGGCGGGCGATGGCTGCCGAATAA
- a CDS encoding beta-ketoacyl-ACP synthase III: protein MHRVIIRGIGVEVPEAKITNEELVASFNAWVDMENARRQETGEPPLPKSDSDFIVHASGVRARHVIEREGILDPTRMAPRIPARPDDALSLEAEFGIASARKALDHAGLRPSDIDLVICSASHHQRPYPAIAIEMQQALGTKGAGFDMGLGCSSAAAALHIAVNLVRSGAHKRILVTTPEIITGHLNFRDRQTHFIFGDASVSMVVEGLAQGEKRPERFEVLDTRIWTQMSNNIRTNLGYHTRTAQDDPYMINLEGNLIKQVGNKVFKEVTVAGQKFIVEFLAEHGLTPQAVRRFWLHQANARMNAMILKLSFGHEVDHDRAPMVLERLGNTAGAGAIIALSENHADMKPGDFGLICAFGAGYSIGGALLRML, encoded by the coding sequence ATGCATCGCGTCATCATCAGAGGCATCGGCGTTGAAGTCCCTGAAGCCAAGATCACCAATGAAGAACTGGTCGCCAGCTTCAATGCCTGGGTCGACATGGAGAATGCGCGCCGCCAGGAGACCGGCGAGCCGCCGCTGCCGAAATCGGACAGCGACTTCATCGTCCACGCTTCAGGGGTGCGCGCCCGCCATGTGATCGAGCGCGAAGGCATTCTCGACCCGACCCGCATGGCACCGCGCATCCCGGCGCGGCCTGATGACGCGCTGTCGCTGGAGGCCGAGTTCGGCATCGCTTCGGCAAGGAAAGCCCTCGACCATGCCGGGCTGAGGCCGTCCGACATCGATCTGGTGATCTGCTCGGCCTCGCATCACCAGCGACCCTATCCGGCGATCGCCATCGAAATGCAGCAAGCGCTGGGCACCAAGGGCGCCGGCTTCGACATGGGGCTTGGCTGCTCTTCGGCTGCCGCTGCCTTGCACATCGCCGTCAATTTGGTGAGGTCGGGCGCGCACAAACGCATTCTGGTGACGACACCGGAGATCATCACCGGCCATCTCAATTTCCGCGACCGGCAGACGCATTTCATCTTCGGCGACGCATCCGTGTCCATGGTGGTGGAGGGGCTTGCCCAGGGCGAGAAGCGGCCGGAACGATTCGAGGTGCTCGACACGCGCATCTGGACGCAGATGTCGAACAACATCCGCACCAATCTCGGCTATCACACCCGCACCGCCCAGGATGATCCTTACATGATCAATCTGGAAGGTAATCTGATCAAGCAGGTCGGCAACAAGGTGTTCAAGGAAGTCACCGTCGCCGGGCAGAAGTTCATCGTCGAATTCCTCGCCGAGCACGGGCTGACGCCGCAGGCGGTCAGGCGCTTCTGGCTGCATCAGGCCAATGCGCGCATGAACGCGATGATCCTGAAACTGTCGTTCGGCCACGAGGTCGACCATGATCGCGCGCCGATGGTGCTGGAGCGACTGGGCAACACGGCGGGCGCCGGCGCCATCATCGCGCTGTCGGAGAACCACGCCGACATGAAGCCCGGCGATTTCGGCCTGATCTGCGCGTTTGGCGCGGGGTATTCGATAGGCGGCGCGCTGCTGAGGATGCTCTAA
- a CDS encoding C48 family peptidase produces MIGGATAQHSATHEAIALPPMEDYDQDLLWGGLDKAGPQPFLGSSARHHQPPDSAEAVHPLNWRNDHQSAADELAGSNVLPSRQDGGFEATVHQNPPTSFELNAWVPSPAFPPLFTGPVPGRYEGARQPGSPQELSLVPASSDDEALAWLSEELVRRRMQEPALPSTARAQDLYPGFEALVDPDPAELGYNAHFAPAPSARAPSDIYGDLDSLVDLPSTPVDLRDDAHSAPVRPRGQMVGTEWQQMMQGTGSAAVLRQGGPDDVQLIHHTRPRPMSEAAPGAPARAPGPGWPVTAKLPDTYRGLPVVDVTTSTTTSSDAQIGALDPTASSNVTNGSVLGATEWLSDAHVQRDYDFVEQQLQGINPMLAARTRLVCPSVSHLLRHMEPQNARGTLQSIYNQNDAPADFLFLPLNNGTPNSPGTHWSLLLVDRRNLERRFAYHYDSLQREGYNDVPARQLARLLNATLTPARMPRQPNHYDCGVFVLEGTWALLQRLVDGQRPDHEPLHLDNLIADRQALQNRLRGLMPQEEEPRQLLDDEPASPPMMAFDPAELRLLLDDEPASSSPRVNSTPHARTDGVHQSTQAPWLPERKRSA; encoded by the coding sequence GTGATCGGAGGCGCCACTGCGCAGCACAGTGCCACGCATGAAGCTATCGCTTTGCCACCCATGGAAGATTACGATCAGGATCTGCTTTGGGGGGGATTGGATAAGGCCGGCCCACAGCCATTTCTCGGGTCAAGCGCGCGCCATCATCAGCCGCCGGATTCCGCAGAAGCCGTTCATCCTTTGAACTGGCGCAACGACCACCAGTCGGCCGCGGACGAGTTGGCCGGGAGCAACGTCCTGCCGAGCCGGCAGGACGGCGGGTTTGAGGCAACGGTTCATCAGAATCCGCCCACATCATTCGAGCTTAACGCTTGGGTTCCATCGCCTGCCTTTCCGCCGCTGTTTACCGGGCCAGTACCTGGTCGTTACGAGGGCGCTCGACAGCCCGGCTCGCCGCAGGAGCTTTCTCTTGTGCCAGCCTCCTCGGACGATGAAGCCTTGGCGTGGTTGAGCGAGGAGTTGGTGCGGCGGCGGATGCAAGAACCGGCGTTGCCATCAACTGCCAGAGCTCAGGATCTCTATCCTGGCTTTGAAGCATTGGTTGATCCAGATCCGGCTGAGTTGGGTTACAATGCTCACTTTGCGCCGGCGCCTTCTGCCAGAGCTCCCTCAGACATCTACGGCGATCTTGATTCTCTAGTTGATTTGCCGTCCACACCGGTCGACCTGCGCGACGATGCTCATTCTGCACCGGTGCGTCCGCGCGGGCAGATGGTCGGGACGGAGTGGCAGCAGATGATGCAAGGGACAGGGTCCGCCGCCGTATTGAGGCAGGGAGGCCCCGATGACGTTCAGCTCATCCATCACACTCGACCTCGGCCCATGAGTGAAGCTGCGCCAGGGGCACCGGCAAGGGCTCCAGGACCCGGCTGGCCAGTCACCGCCAAGCTGCCAGACACCTACCGCGGTCTTCCAGTGGTTGATGTGACTACGTCCACGACCACCTCCTCCGATGCCCAGATCGGGGCGTTGGATCCGACAGCCTCGTCCAATGTCACCAACGGGTCGGTGCTCGGAGCCACCGAGTGGCTGAGCGACGCCCATGTGCAGAGGGATTACGATTTCGTAGAGCAGCAGCTGCAGGGGATCAATCCGATGCTCGCCGCCCGGACACGGCTAGTCTGTCCGTCGGTGTCCCATCTACTGCGCCACATGGAGCCGCAAAACGCGCGAGGCACATTGCAGTCCATCTATAATCAAAACGACGCTCCAGCCGACTTCCTGTTCCTGCCATTGAACAATGGCACTCCCAATAGCCCCGGCACCCATTGGTCGCTGCTGCTCGTTGATCGCCGCAACCTGGAAAGGCGGTTCGCCTATCACTACGACTCCCTTCAGCGAGAGGGATACAACGACGTGCCTGCAAGACAACTCGCAAGACTGCTGAACGCCACCTTGACGCCAGCCCGCATGCCGCGACAGCCGAACCATTATGATTGCGGCGTCTTTGTGCTGGAGGGCACGTGGGCGCTGCTTCAACGATTGGTGGACGGGCAGCGGCCGGACCACGAGCCGCTGCACCTCGACAACCTCATCGCCGATCGGCAGGCGCTGCAAAACCGACTCAGGGGGCTCATGCCGCAGGAGGAGGAGCCCCGGCAGCTGTTGGATGATGAACCCGCCTCCCCACCAATGATGGCATTCGACCCGGCGGAACTCCGGCTACTGTTGGATGATGAGCCTGCATCCTCTTCGCCAAGAGTTAATTCGACCCCACATGCGCGAACGGACGGTGTTCATCAGTCAACCCAGGCGCCGTGGCTCCCTGAACGCAAAAGATCAGCATGA
- the nifH gene encoding nitrogenase iron protein: MSGLRQIAFYGKGGIGKSTTSQNTLAALVDLGQKILIVGCDPKADSTRLILNSKAQDTVLHLAAEQGSVEDLELQDVLKVGYKGIKCVESGGPEPGVGCAGRGVITSINFLEENGAYDDVDYVSYDVLGDVVCGGFAMPIREGKAQEIYIVMSGEMMALYAANNIAKGILKYAHSGGVRLGGLICNERQTDRELDLAEALASRLNSKLIHFVPRDNIVQHAELRKMSVIQYAPDSKQAGEYRALAEKIHGNSGQGTVPTPITMEELEDMLLDFGIMKTDEQMLAELQAKETTKAAAQ, from the coding sequence ATGTCAGGTCTGCGTCAGATCGCATTCTACGGCAAGGGGGGCATAGGCAAGTCCACCACCTCCCAAAATACGCTCGCCGCACTTGTCGACCTTGGGCAGAAGATCCTCATCGTCGGCTGCGACCCCAAAGCCGACTCCACCCGCCTGATCCTGAACTCGAAGGCGCAGGATACGGTCCTGCACCTCGCGGCAGAGCAAGGTTCGGTCGAAGACCTCGAACTCCAGGACGTGCTCAAGGTCGGCTATAAAGGCATCAAGTGCGTGGAATCCGGCGGTCCCGAGCCGGGTGTCGGCTGCGCCGGGCGCGGCGTCATCACCTCGATCAACTTCCTCGAGGAGAACGGCGCCTATGACGATGTTGACTATGTCTCCTACGACGTACTCGGGGACGTGGTGTGCGGCGGCTTCGCGATGCCGATCCGCGAGGGCAAGGCCCAGGAAATCTACATTGTCATGTCCGGCGAGATGATGGCGCTCTATGCCGCCAACAACATCGCCAAGGGCATTCTGAAATATGCCCATTCGGGCGGCGTGCGGCTCGGCGGCCTGATTTGCAACGAGCGTCAAACCGACCGCGAGCTCGACCTCGCCGAAGCACTGGCTTCTAGGCTCAATTCCAAGCTCATCCATTTCGTGCCGCGCGACAACATCGTCCAGCACGCCGAGCTCAGGAAGATGTCGGTTATCCAGTATGCGCCGGACTCCAAGCAGGCGGGGGAATACCGCGCGCTGGCCGAGAAGATACATGGCAATTCGGGGCAGGGCACCGTGCCGACCCCGATCACCATGGAGGAGCTCGAGGACATGCTGCTCGACTTCGGCATCATGAAGACCGACGAGCAGATGCTTGCCGAGCTTCAGGCCAAGGAAACGACGAAAGCGGCCGCCCAGTAA
- the nifK gene encoding nitrogenase molybdenum-iron protein subunit beta, which produces MPQSAEKILDHAPLFREPEYRQMLAEKKLNFECPHPDQIVTDQREFTKTWEYREKNLAREALVVNPAKACQPLGAVFAAAGFERTMSFVHGSQGCVAYYRSHLSRHFKEPASAVSSSMTEDAAVFGGLKNMVDGLANTYQLYDPKMIAVSTTCMAEVIGDDLHSFIENAKDENSVPRDFDVPFAHTPAFVGSHVDGYDVMVKGILEHFWKGQERTEAGGTINIIPGFDGFCVGNNRELKRLLELMSVSYTFIQDASDQFDTPSDGEYRMYDGGTKIENVKEALNAEATLSLQYYNTRKTLDYCEQVGQATASFHYPLGVQATDEFLMKVSAISGKEIPETIRLERGRLVDAMADSQSWLHGKKYAIYGDPDFVYAMARFVMETGGEPTHCLATNGSSAWGAEMKELLASSPFGKDAQVWAGKDLWAMRSLLFTEPVDLLIGNSYGKYLERDTGTPLIRLMFPIFDRHHHHRFALMGYQGGLRVLTTILDKIFDKLDRETSETGVTDYSYDLTR; this is translated from the coding sequence ATGCCGCAGTCGGCTGAAAAAATTCTCGACCACGCTCCCCTGTTCCGCGAGCCGGAATACAGGCAGATGCTCGCGGAGAAGAAGCTGAATTTCGAATGTCCGCACCCGGATCAGATCGTTACCGATCAACGCGAATTCACCAAGACGTGGGAATACCGCGAAAAGAACCTCGCCCGCGAAGCGCTTGTCGTGAACCCCGCCAAGGCCTGCCAGCCGCTCGGCGCGGTGTTCGCGGCCGCCGGCTTCGAACGAACCATGTCCTTCGTTCACGGCAGCCAGGGCTGCGTAGCCTATTACCGCTCACACCTGTCGCGCCATTTCAAGGAGCCTGCTTCGGCGGTTTCCTCCTCGATGACCGAGGATGCGGCAGTATTTGGCGGCCTGAAGAACATGGTCGACGGGCTCGCCAACACCTACCAGCTCTACGATCCGAAGATGATCGCCGTCTCGACGACTTGCATGGCGGAGGTCATTGGTGACGACCTGCACAGCTTCATCGAGAACGCCAAGGACGAAAACTCGGTCCCGCGCGACTTCGACGTGCCCTTCGCCCACACGCCGGCCTTCGTCGGCAGCCATGTCGATGGCTATGACGTAATGGTCAAGGGCATTTTGGAGCACTTCTGGAAAGGCCAGGAGCGCACGGAAGCCGGGGGAACCATCAACATCATTCCCGGTTTCGACGGCTTCTGCGTCGGCAACAACCGGGAACTCAAGCGCCTGCTCGAACTGATGAGCGTGTCCTACACCTTCATCCAGGACGCCTCCGACCAGTTCGACACGCCGTCGGACGGTGAATACCGCATGTATGATGGCGGCACGAAAATCGAAAACGTGAAGGAGGCACTCAACGCCGAGGCGACACTTTCGCTACAGTATTACAACACCCGAAAAACGCTGGACTACTGCGAGCAAGTCGGGCAGGCGACGGCCTCGTTCCATTACCCGCTCGGCGTCCAGGCGACGGACGAATTCCTGATGAAGGTCTCGGCGATTTCCGGCAAGGAGATCCCCGAGACAATCCGCCTTGAGCGCGGCCGACTGGTTGACGCCATGGCGGACAGCCAGTCCTGGTTGCACGGCAAGAAATATGCGATCTACGGCGATCCGGACTTCGTCTACGCCATGGCCCGCTTCGTCATGGAGACCGGCGGCGAGCCGACCCATTGCCTCGCCACCAACGGCAGCTCGGCATGGGGAGCCGAGATGAAGGAACTGCTTGCATCCTCGCCCTTCGGCAAGGATGCCCAGGTCTGGGCCGGCAAGGACCTGTGGGCGATGCGCTCGCTGCTCTTCACCGAGCCGGTGGACCTGCTGATCGGCAATTCCTATGGCAAGTATCTGGAGCGCGACACCGGCACGCCGCTGATCCGACTGATGTTCCCGATCTTCGACCGGCACCATCACCATCGCTTTGCGCTGATGGGCTACCAAGGCGGGCTGCGCGTCCTGACGACGATCCTCGACAAGATCTTCGACAAGCTCGATCGCGAGACAAGCGAGACGGGTGTGACGGACTATTCCTACGACCTCACCCGCTAG
- a CDS encoding DUF3363 domain-containing protein has translation MTRRSPNLSAKRNVRRLEAIRHATGGVKREPDGTWVIGPDDPKRVVVYECQRAREEPVTVEKLSSLSLEQQIGFDGATWIDRELVSDRPEALHGSGFGP, from the coding sequence ATGACCCGTCGGTCACCGAACCTTTCGGCGAAACGCAACGTCCGGCGCCTTGAAGCGATCCGCCACGCCACGGGTGGAGTGAAGCGCGAGCCTGACGGCACCTGGGTCATCGGGCCGGACGATCCCAAACGCGTCGTCGTCTACGAGTGTCAGCGTGCCAGGGAAGAACCTGTCACGGTCGAGAAGCTCTCCTCATTATCGCTTGAGCAACAGATTGGTTTCGACGGCGCCACCTGGATTGACCGCGAGCTGGTCTCTGACAGACCGGAGGCTTTGCATGGCTCGGGTTTCGGGCCGTGA
- a CDS encoding methylmalonyl-CoA mutase subunit beta, giving the protein MGAGALTRDVEPKNAERQRWLGLAEKALAGASFEEKLVSHTDDNIRIEPLYERSIAAEPTVRANPKSPWIVSKRVDDPDVGRARAQALEDVAQGATGLSLVFEGAPNAFGYGLPRTAQALETVLDGVPLNRIQIRIDAHPWSRAVADWLVAFLSKRRSDPAKLNLSFGIDPAAIFAGTGRLRMSIEALQASMPQSLAHFFSMGVPGVLLEADGRVFHNAGATEAQELGIMLASAVSYLRMFETARQPLVYAAPHIGFALSVDQDQFLSVAKVRALRRLWARLQEACSIPNSTANIHAETSFRMMTALDPETNILRTTIACFAAASGGADSISILPHTIAHGLPAGFARRVARNAQLIMANESHIDHVADPAYGSGAVEALTAELCETAWTELQTIEAEGGVLSSLQGGHIQARVHAAAARRNAAYQAGERAIIGTTLYPLKSERPVETLAAERRPAFTEGVAVCEPLFPVRIDQSIGAAS; this is encoded by the coding sequence ATGGGAGCTGGAGCCTTGACCAGGGATGTTGAACCCAAGAATGCCGAGCGCCAGCGATGGCTGGGCCTGGCGGAAAAGGCGTTGGCCGGCGCATCCTTCGAGGAAAAGCTGGTCTCCCATACCGACGACAACATCCGCATCGAACCGCTCTACGAGCGCAGCATCGCAGCCGAACCAACCGTGCGCGCAAACCCGAAATCGCCCTGGATCGTCAGCAAGCGCGTCGATGATCCGGATGTCGGCCGCGCCAGAGCCCAGGCTCTGGAGGACGTAGCGCAAGGCGCGACGGGATTGTCGCTTGTCTTCGAAGGGGCGCCGAACGCATTCGGCTACGGCCTGCCGAGAACGGCGCAGGCGCTGGAGACGGTGCTGGACGGCGTACCGCTCAATCGCATCCAGATCCGCATCGATGCGCATCCCTGGAGCCGCGCCGTGGCCGACTGGCTGGTGGCGTTCCTGAGCAAGCGCCGTTCAGACCCGGCAAAGTTGAACCTCTCCTTCGGCATCGACCCGGCGGCGATCTTTGCCGGAACCGGCCGGCTGCGCATGTCGATCGAGGCGCTACAGGCCTCGATGCCGCAGTCGCTGGCGCATTTCTTCTCGATGGGTGTTCCAGGCGTGCTGCTGGAGGCGGACGGCCGTGTGTTCCACAATGCCGGCGCCACGGAAGCGCAGGAGCTTGGCATCATGCTGGCTTCAGCGGTCTCCTATCTCAGAATGTTCGAGACGGCGCGGCAGCCGCTTGTCTATGCCGCACCGCATATCGGCTTTGCGCTCAGCGTCGACCAGGACCAATTCCTGTCGGTGGCCAAGGTTCGGGCACTGCGCAGGCTCTGGGCACGGCTGCAGGAAGCCTGTTCGATCCCCAATTCCACCGCCAATATCCACGCCGAGACGTCGTTTCGCATGATGACGGCATTGGACCCCGAAACCAACATCCTGCGCACCACGATTGCCTGCTTTGCGGCAGCATCAGGCGGCGCCGATTCGATCTCAATCCTGCCGCACACGATCGCGCATGGCTTGCCGGCGGGTTTTGCCCGCCGCGTTGCCCGCAACGCGCAACTGATCATGGCCAATGAAAGCCATATCGATCATGTCGCCGATCCTGCCTACGGATCCGGCGCGGTCGAAGCGCTGACCGCGGAACTGTGCGAGACAGCCTGGACGGAATTGCAGACAATCGAGGCCGAGGGCGGCGTCTTGTCCAGCCTTCAGGGCGGACATATCCAGGCACGCGTTCATGCCGCGGCAGCGCGGCGCAATGCAGCCTATCAGGCAGGCGAGCGAGCCATCATCGGCACCACGCTCTATCCGTTGAAAAGCGAACGTCCGGTCGAGACGCTGGCAGCGGAACGGCGGCCCGCCTTCACCGAAGGCGTTGCCGTCTGCGAGCCCCTGTTTCCGGTCCGCATCGACCAATCAATCGGAGCCGCCTCTTGA
- a CDS encoding DUF3363 domain-containing protein, with the protein MARVSGRDVRAAQARRRQWLLVQGLASEEQDRIVYRANMISILRQRELNRVVGQLSQELGLSYAEARAGDRIEGTLRRLVELACGKYAAIERSRELTLVPWRPVLQRPIGKEVSGVVQREAISWNTGRQRGGPSVS; encoded by the coding sequence ATGGCTCGGGTTTCGGGCCGTGATGTGCGGGCCGCGCAGGCACGCAGGCGGCAGTGGCTGCTCGTGCAGGGTCTCGCGAGTGAAGAGCAGGACCGGATAGTTTATCGCGCCAACATGATTTCGATCCTGCGTCAGCGTGAGCTGAACCGTGTTGTCGGTCAGCTTTCGCAGGAACTTGGGCTCTCGTATGCCGAAGCCCGGGCAGGAGATCGAATAGAAGGTACGCTGCGCCGATTGGTTGAGCTCGCCTGCGGCAAATATGCCGCGATCGAGAGGTCGCGCGAGCTCACGCTGGTGCCATGGCGGCCGGTGCTCCAGCGGCCCATCGGCAAGGAGGTTTCTGGCGTGGTTCAGCGCGAGGCGATCTCCTGGAACACCGGTCGGCAAAGGGGTGGGCCCAGCGTTTCATGA
- a CDS encoding papain-like cysteine peptidase yields MPYEAIFSLGSDCTPATQIRRYFKRRPSSCFDWIVTPIASIEEIMADDGARFGLRVSACFNGTSAFCENYGVVYHHEFDRTTSKAVIFTPEALRSCREKLIYKYNKMLDIARTRKTLFVRYVSATDAPGDQQMGKTFGVDDLQEMVTLLEKKLGHSRFHVAYFRAIGNAYDRSKFTGPVPERCSIHQENHVPDQLGEVEVWNVFFSKMGLSPNRPPLL; encoded by the coding sequence ATGCCTTACGAAGCTATTTTTAGCCTTGGATCTGACTGCACTCCTGCGACGCAAATCAGGCGCTATTTCAAACGGCGCCCAAGCAGCTGTTTTGATTGGATTGTGACACCTATAGCCTCCATCGAGGAAATAATGGCAGATGATGGAGCGCGATTTGGGCTTCGTGTATCAGCCTGCTTCAATGGGACGTCAGCTTTTTGCGAAAATTACGGGGTAGTTTACCACCATGAATTCGATCGGACCACGTCCAAAGCAGTGATATTCACGCCGGAAGCGTTACGGTCCTGCCGAGAGAAGCTGATTTACAAATACAATAAGATGCTCGACATCGCTCGGACACGAAAAACGTTGTTTGTGCGTTATGTCTCGGCGACGGATGCTCCGGGGGATCAGCAGATGGGAAAGACGTTTGGCGTAGACGATCTCCAGGAGATGGTCACTCTACTTGAGAAAAAATTGGGACACTCAAGGTTCCATGTGGCCTATTTCCGCGCCATCGGGAATGCATATGATAGGTCGAAGTTCACAGGGCCAGTCCCGGAGCGCTGCAGTATCCATCAGGAGAACCATGTTCCTGATCAACTGGGCGAGGTTGAGGTATGGAACGTGTTCTTCTCGAAAATGGGTCTTTCGCCAAACCGTCCACCGTTGCTGTAG